The Dermacentor silvarum isolate Dsil-2018 chromosome 3, BIME_Dsil_1.4, whole genome shotgun sequence region aacaATTCGCATAtatagaaaaaatgtcacagtttcgccctaagggcgaagcaatgaatgcgatagcaacacagcaatgtcatacgaagtaaggtgaggggctttggtagcaatatgaattgtagtaaacatgagctgattaagtaagcaggtgtgctgcggcgtaagtagaccgacatgaagagagacgcgacgaccacgagaaggcgcgtgtgaaacggtggtgttgatgagaagcgcttcacgtgggcagcgcgtgcgaagggacacacctgtagcgctgcactgccgatccgggcagcattgcgtgtgtagcgtgcgttggaaaatgtggcccgactattacgaacggaatgaacaagcgtggtgtgagcgcgcacaaacacgaagagatcacactgaatgacagcagacaacgactgtcaaaacgctggcagcaagcatacgccgcagcgggcgaaggtacgtgcggtctatcgcttcaacggaaactgagcggctaatgccgtgtggagataagagacggtgcgagcgagcgacgagcgcggttgttggcagagaagtgcgccccccccccccccccccttgctccctccggtgctggcttcctgcttccttgcttgcgcgtgggagattgagtgcgttcgctctccgtgatagcgcgcgtccccgcacgcttcctctcgggcatacggcgcgcggcgaagattttatctatagggaacctcacggcgacggcgacgacgacgccgacggcagaaatccggttcaagtgtccatataattgctatcgcaataaaaaagaaaaagaaagaaagcaggtggctgcgttcttcggcttatttctggggatgtaaacaataaattattctcgagtctgatttccgagaaaaacgtGTTACGCTTAatctatatttcatgcgtaaatgtaatgccgttcccaaatgtatgaccactcaactctgcagcttgtgtattataaacggctgcgttcagttatccggtgcactatcataacgaccataatgaaacaattaaaggaacggcatatctcacatacacgtagaggtATGtgagatctgttgcgttcgttgaagataagtgcgGTACCCCATGGGGCACCCACTTTTAATGGGtggcaaacatggtgagactgtcaaaaattcttgtctgaatcaagttagcagatttacaggctgctaCAAAATGGgtcgtttatattgaatgagagctaggagcTTGTTAaacaggacttattaacacccgtccgttaactctccggcagcaacatcattcggaataacagtcctcacttgcatgcagtcgctcacctttgagatttcaatagtgctgttatgcgttacattcgaacggaaatgactattcggcgtcgtacagtataatgataacacacacacacgcacgcatatatatatatatatatatatatatattgttacaggtaactctccgtgaaaagagggtttattcggacgcaaccgacggtcttgggcgccagccgaggttctgctatcgctaggagaacgtcttcttcttctgccccccctcgtactccgtgtcccactactgcttgcggcacatacccaaatcatacaaggctttcgcgcttgtaacaatatatatatatatatatatatatatatatatatatatcagatggttttgcctgctatgaatattatttctgcgaatgagagttttatttccagtattcactaataagtgtgtttgtcactgcatacacgtgcgcttattccggtcgggagttctcactttttcaattattgcatttagaatatttgttattgtttcccttacatatatatacatatatatctcgtaaatatatatgtctatgtaccgtttgatttaattacctagaaatacattcgtCATtgttcgcgccacgcagttaataaacctggtttatttcactctattattattttcttcgatcattgtccctgatcaatatccaccaacaagaagcgcgtgtaaaatgacacgatatcaataataaaattttcttacgtagccttcatggtgcggagataccagttacttttagaggacagtggtaagaacagcagttcacctggctaaactacatttggcaccggccgtcaagagtcatggacgcaccgaagcaactaaaccattaaaaaatgtgctgcacagaggttctgcgagaaaaacagGGCGCGGCCAGCGTctgcgtagcgaacgcgcgctcgctagcagacgacgcgcttgacaacgacagcaaatttgaagacgtcgcgttgcaTAATCTATGCTTCAAATATATATgcttggcaaaatggtgtaaacacaaagctgcagttgaaataaagcgctattttaagagcgtactatgcgcaatcggcctcggcgcccgcagcaaaagtacgttgaatatgccgcggagcgcgtctccgcctctatccagttcgctcgcagcgccctcgcactaatgttccacacgcggcgcctcagcggcagagcgccgttcggtccactcgaccattgtctagtacactctacgtGCAACGCGACAGGCAAGATGGCGGCCTTCCTCCCCAGCCGggttacagcgtactagaataggtCAGTGGAGCAACCGCGTCCTtgggtagggtggctagaattgggaggtgtgaaaagcggccgcggaaaccggtccccaaagcgcgccggtgccgcaaggggcgctgtacgCGGGATCTATGGAAAAcagatgcagacgaaatcagcactgggaacatacagaactttgaagcacgaaattgccaaagaaaatatctacgataattctaggggaagctctttgttgtttgaagccaggacgggagtattgttgttgttgaagccaggacgggagtagagtggagcagacggcgtactgcgtagcgctgctcgcgcccgacgaatctcgctcgtgctactttgtgcgcaccagttctgagtattaagtgtttttttttctgagcttctgcACTAACATATGGCACACTCCAATCGCGCAGCTTGTTCTTCTCGGATGCCCGTGGAAGCATGCCCGTCGAGAGGGGACGGAGTGAGACGTGGCGCGCATCaacgagaaactggatttgatgacgcggttcgacacggcacaagagcacctgatttAGAAGCGAAAGTGTATCAGAGAGCTACACATTCATTCGGATCGTGTTAGGCTCCTCCTTTCAGGTGCAGAAATGTCATGACACGGATCTTTCTTTGCATTCCGCAATGTAAACATTTAGCCAAGGGTTGAAatgcaccacctttttttttttctttgcggaaacATGTTCCGCTGAAAAAACGTCAATAGTGCAAATGAAAGAATATATTAGCTTATGCATTATAGTTACAGCTATAGAGAAATTAACCAAACATTTATGTCAGGAAAAAGCTTTATTCCAGACTCTCTATTCAGAACTTTTCCAGATAGCAACTTAGCATTAATTTTAATTCCAATGTACTTTAGTGTCATGCCGTTTTCCCCATTACAATTATGAATCGCTTCAACTAATTCAAACCATGTTTTTAATGCTTAGTCCCATTGTTAAATGCTTGCCTGCGCCTTTGCAGAAACATGTATTTAGACCCGTTACATGCCACTGGTCTCAAAATTGTGtgtacattttctctgcacacaggaaaattgaaataaaagaaatccagagcccttccactattgtgaagatggaagccagcgaatctgtgactatggtgggtctgctgtagtgaatattgctatagtgaatttatatattatctttATTGATTATCTTTATTGTTACGGGGGAAAAGACGTaagcaatatatttacaggatatttactataactgtagcggctgacaagatggtAGTTGTTGGTGTCGCCTAGCTCGCGAAATTAAGCGCATCGTCTTCTTTGGAGTAATCgtacacgtcttcttcatcagccagtcacaatattgagcgtcttcggcatgttagtcaaagagcaaggacaccggtgtcttgttttcgcccggcgcgatgcccaaatagtgcgtttgctgcgtcaagtccgcccgcgacgccgacgagatctctcccgctcctcttCGCGGTGGCTCATGCCCACATATCCAGCagcgcgggtatgagccacacgtgatttctttcttagcttcctcctttctttcgtgctctctttctttattgtccctggctcatacccgcgcatatccagtgcgggtatgcaccacacgtgattttattatcgttaatcgtgacgtaactgacgagcatatgATGTTATTGATCTCATGACCTATCAGGCATGTTACTCATCTGTTTGACACctgtgagagcagcattccgggcaagttagtaatccattactcaagtattacttgagtaatggatgTAATGTAACGAAGTAATGGAATACAAGTATTACTTGTGTCCATTACtcaataatacttgagtaattTGACACCCGTAGTAAGGCACAACTGcggggaaaccgccacgcacatggagccgaaatgctgatgatgctggttttctttttcttttttttgtacacgcggacacgatcctggagGATCGTGTCCGCGATAGCTTTGCTGTAGAACACATGCACGCAGGAACAAGTTTATTTGAACTTTGCAGAACTTTCCGAGAGAAGTTACTTTCTTCTCTTGGAGTTGCCTGTCAGATCTCGGTATTGCGCGAGCCCACTTTTGAAACACGTCTTTGCACGCTGGTATAACGCCGGTGCtcggaagagaaagagagaataactttattgagaatgcctgcagagtcgattaggctccctccacgcagggaggacgagctttcatcgcgacgcggccactacgtcagtctcgtgcgttatgctcctcgaggtcttgctccctcGCTACTTCCGCGGGTCCGAGAGAGCCGCCGCCCCCTTCCGGGGGGTGCCGCCTCCCATATCCTCGGTTTCGCTAGGTTGCTGCCTTCCTAGAGCTGCcgagacctgctggacggccttgagttgtgtctcttgatagtagatcctcgttgcagcctctagctgcggcgggatcgtcgtcttctcactggcttctctcggatttataccacagtcccaaaggatgtgagccgcggtagctctctccttcgcacacagtctacacacgtcactcgtgtacacactcggacacacgtgcttagctagcaccggggtgagcagggaccctgtctgtaattgtctgtataacactgcctccTTCCGGGTAAGCCCCGGGTGAGGTGGGGGCATAGTCTGACTGTTCAGTCTGTACCATTTgactatttcgttgaaggtggtcATCTTGTCCTTGGCACTGTACCGCGACAAACACTCCGAGTCAGCCATGTTTGCAGCCGCGCGGTTGGTTAGTCCTCGCGCGGCCGCGTTGGCCGTCTCGTTGTGGTTCGCGTTCCCGCGTTCCGACACGTCACTGCCCATGTGGACCGGAAATCACTTGATCACAGCAGCACTTTTGCGCCCGATGTCTTCGACCTTGCGCAGTATGCGCGTGGCCTCACTACATACCATACCCTTGGCATAGTTCTTCACTGCCGTTCTAGAGTCACACAGCACTGTAGTGCATCCGGGGTCGGAGACGGCCAAGGCGATAGCCACCTCCTCCGCTTGGTGCGCTTCTCGAGTCCGGACGCTCGCTGCGGTCTTCGTTGCACCCGTCGATGCTCCGACGACCACAGCCGCGTATGCGTCGCTGCTGCCTCgatactccgccgcgtccacgtagACGGCGCCTTCTTCTCTGGCGTGGAGGTCCACGAGAGCCCTGGCCCTCGCCAACCTCCGCTCCTTGTTGTGCTCGGGGTTGACGTTCTTCGGGATCGGGCAGACCCTGAGCTTTCTATTGATGCTATCCGGTATAGGTACGTTGTTCTGCTGCTTGCCTTCGCTCGGCTCGAGGCCAAGGTCCCGCAGTATCTGTCTTCCGGTTCTCGTTTCAGAGAGACGTTCGAGTTGCGCTGTACTATGTGCCTGTTCAAggtgttagactgggaaggcttaggagtgaggatcaacggcgaatatctcagcaaccttcggtttgcagatgacattgtcctattcagcaacaatggagacgaattacaacaaatgattgaggaccttaatcgagaaagtgtaagaattgggttgaagatgaatatgcagaagacaaagataatgttcaatagcctggcaagggaacaagaattcaggatcgccagtcagcctctagagtctgtaaaggagtacgtttatctaggtcaactactcacagggaaccctgatcacgagaaagaaatttacagaagaatagaattgggttggagtgcgtacggcaggcattaccaaatcctgactgggagcttaccactgtcgttgaaaagaaaagtgtacaatcattgcattctaccggtgctaacatatggggcagaaacttggaggttaacaatgaagctcgagaacaagttaaggaccgcacaaagagcgatggaacgaaaaatcttaggactaacgttaagagacaggaagagagcggtgtggatcagagaacaaacggggatagccgatattctagttgacgttaagcggaagaaatggagctgggcaggccatgtaatgcgtaggatggataaccggtggaccattagggttacagaatggataccaagagaagggaagcgcagtcgaggtgggcagaaaaccagatgggatgatgaagttaggaaatttgcaggcgcaagttagaatgcgctagcgcaagacaggggtaattggagatcgcagggagaggccttcgtcctgcagtggacataaaatataggctaatgatgatgatgatgatgatgatgatgatgatgatgtgcctcggctatttcgtccagcgtgttgtggactcccagcgcCATGAATTTTTCGGTGCTCGTGCTCCCGAGGAGACCGAGTGCCGCCTTATACGCCTTGCGAATGGTGGCGTCTATCTTGTTACGTTCACTCGGcctccagttgtggaaggcggcgacgtacgtTATGTGGCTAACTGCAAAGGATTGAACGAGCCTAGTCAGGCTCTCCTCCTTCATCCCCGCTCTTCTGTTGGACACCTTCTTGATGAGTCTCATTGCCGCGGCCGCTTTGCCCGCGAGCTTGTTCACCGTTTACTCGATTTCGCTCGATGAGCAGCCCGAGCACTCGAATCTTCTTGACTTCCCGTATTacttgtcctcccgccgtcttgaTCGTGATCTTGGGATGCTCGTACTTGAATTCCatattctttcttttcctgcccgcTCCTTTCGGTGGAATCACCAGCAGCTCTGACTTGGCCGGAGTGCAGACGAGTCCAGACCCGTCCAGCTGCTCCTCGATGGCGTTGACCGCTTCCTGCAGCGTTGTCTCGATGTGTCCGCCGCTTCCTCCCGGTACCCATAGcgtaacgtcgtcggcgtagatggtgtgccggACTCCCGTTACTCTTTCTAGCCGGTTGCCCACGCCGATCATCACGAGGTTGAAGAGTAACGGagagatcaccgagccctgcggggttccGACGCTGCCCAGCTTCTGCTCTTCGAGCTGCAGGTCTCCCGCGCAGATTTCGGTTGTCCGTTCCGTCAGGAAGTCTTTGATGTACTCGTATGTCTTTCTGCCCATGTTTAGCCTGGATACTTGGGCCAGGATAGCCGAGTGCCTCACTTTATCGAAGGCGCTCTGCAGGTCCAGCCCAAGTATGGCTCTGTTGTCCTTGGTGGCCGTCATATCGTCGATGATCTCGTTCTTCAGTAAGATCATGGCGTCTTGCGTCCCGAGCTTGTTCCGAAACCCTATGATGGAATTCGGGTAGAGCTCCGATTCTTCCAGATAACGCTGCCACCTGTTCATGAGAACGTGCTCGaggacctttcccacgcacgaagtcagcgagatcggcctgaggttctcTATGTTTGGTGGTCTGCCAGGCTTGGGGATGAGGATCgtcttggctgctttccattgcttGGGTAGCCTTCCATCTTGCCAGCACTTGTTGTAGAATTTCGTGAGCGTTTCGATGGCCGCTTCGTTGAGATTCTTGAGCGCTCTGTTGGTCACTCGGTCGGGACCCGCGGCGGACCTGCCATTGAGATCCTGCAGAGCAGCTCTGACTTCCCATGTCTCGATGTCTCGATCTAGCGTCTCGTTCTCGTTGCCTTGGTAATCCGGGTGTCTTTCTGTGGGGGTGGTCGGTAGGTACTTGGCGTCCAAGTTCCGCTTGATCTTGTCCTCTCCGTGTTCGCAGATTGCCTTGTGTAGGATCCTGGCCAGGTTGTTGTGTTGGTGGCCCTTGGTCTTTGTTTCGTCGAGGAGGTGCCGCAGCATGTTCCACGTCTTGCCCTTGTGTAACTGTCCGTCGGCTTCATTGCAGGCCTCGTTCCATTGTTGGGTGCATAGCACCTTGCAGTGAGCCTCGATCTGCCTGTTGAGCTCGGCGATCTTCTTCCTTAGACTTCGGTTCGTTCGTTGCTTCTGCCACCTCGCCTTTATGGACTGCTTGGCTTCTATCAAGTGGGCGAGCCGACTGTCCATCTTGTCTATTCGTTCGTCCGTTTCCAGCTCTTTGGTGGCTCTTTCCGTCGTCTCAACGACGTTAGCCGCCCATTTTTCGATGTCCATATTGTCCAGTTGCGCCGCGGGTAGTGCCGTTCGAAAGGCGTCCCAATCCGTAATGCGATGCTTCCTTATGCCGGTGTTGCCTTGGCCTTCGAGCGGTACGACGACCTCcacgatgtagtgatcgctgcccagcttTTGTCTTCTCCCGTGTTTCTCCATTCCGCTTGTCTCGTTCTTCCTTCGGTTTTGATGAAGGTAaggtccggagtggtgtctctcgtaacCGATGTACCGATTCTAGTGGGAAAGACCGGATCCGTGATTAGGTTCAGTCCCACGTCGGTGGCATCTTGCATCAGCTCTCTTCCCTTGACCGTCGTTCTTTGGTAGCCCCAGCCTTGGTTCGGAGCGTTAAAGTCTCCGCACACTAGGAGCGTATTGCTCCCCGCGACTCTACTCGCCTTGTGAAGTAGTGCCTTGAACTTCTGTTGTCCGTGAGACGGATTGCTGTAGACGTTCACCAGGAAAGTGCTCTCCTTCCTCTTCTTGCCCGTAATTACTTCCACCGTGCAGTGTTCGATGGCGCTTCTGCCGATCAGTTCGTGTTCCATGAAGGTGATCCCTTTCCTAACGAAGGTGCAGACCCCTCTGCCCTTCCCTTGGACGTGTCCCTTTCGCTCGGCGGGCTGTCGTGCGACCGGTAGCCCGGGAGTCTTGGTGTCTCTTCGCtgtgtgtttcttgtatcattattACGTCTGGTTTCCTCGTTTGTTGCTGCAAGTGTTGCAGCAGCACCGCTCTCTTGCCGGTAAAGCCGTTGCAATTCCAGTGCCAGACCAAGAGGTCTCTCACTGGCGGTGTGGTTACTGCTATGCGTGCTGTCCCGGCCATGATTGCTGCAGTTTGGCGATGATCTGTGCTTCCATACTTTGCATTTGTGCCTGTATGTGCGCCTGCAGCTGTGTTTGCATCTGCGCTATCATGTTCTGGATCGTGCTCTGAATGTTGGCTGTCATCTGCTGAACCGTTTGCTCGAGCGCGGTGAGGCGTTCGTTGGTTACCTTGCTGGTCGCCTCAAGATGGTCGAGTCTGTCGCCCTGTTTTTCGATTCTCTCCGTTATCTTTCGTTCTTTGGCGCCCTCTATGGCTCTCCTCTTGGGAGCCGGTCCTGCCGCTATCGTGGCTCTCGGGTCTACCTCGACCTCTGGTTCGTCCTCGGTCATCTCTTGTTTCCTCTGTTGCGCGGGCGtcggctgctgttgctgctgctgcatcgCAATTAATGTCGTTACCTTCTCGTTGATTTCCTTGATGGTTGCGTCCTGTTCGGCGATTCTCCGCTTTAGCTTCTCGTTCTCGTCTCTCAAGGATTTCTCCACCCCGTTCGCTTCTTGGATCTTCTTCGCGGCGTTTTGCGCCGGTGGTTGTCTCTTCTCTGCCATGTTTGCCTTGACTGCGTCGGCCCAGGAGCCTCTCTCCCTCGACTGCGACGGTCTGCGGCGACTGGCGCTCCTGCCTATTTTGCTGTCATCCCTTTGGCGGCTGCTGTCGCGCTGCTTTGATTCCCCGCGGGGTCTCTCGGCAGGCGACGCTCGTCGCGGCGGAGAGCTTTCCGGGTCCGGTTGTTGTTGCATGGCTTCCATCTTGCGTTCCCATTGCCGCTTCTTGACCACGTACGGCATCTTGTACTTGTTTTTGCATTCCCTCTCGCCCGTTGTGTGCTGTCCCCCGCATAGCTTGCACTTGGGCTTGCATTCGCGTTCGTGACCCTCTCTGGGGTTCGCGATTCCGCAGCCGAAGCACACTTTGGCGTTGGTATTCGGGCATACGTCTCTTCTATGGCCGACCCTGCCGCATTGCTTGCACACGTAAAAGTGCTTGCGGTAAAGCCCACACTTGACCAATATCGAGCCATACTTGAAGTAGTTCGGTACTTTCTGTCCAGCGAAAAGTACTATCACCGTGGTTGTATTGCCGATTCTGTGCGCCTCCACCGCTAGGGGGATTAGCGGTTCACGATGTTTTCGGCTATCTCCTCCGGGGTATCGTCTACGGCTATACCTCGGATGACTCCCTTGACCGTGCCGTTTGGCGCCGTTCGGTAGGCGTTGATTTCGTATGTCTTACTTCCTATGTTAAGGGCTTTGACCTTAGAGTACAGCGTGGCGCGCCTCTCGTCCGGGGCGCTGACCACGATGATGTTTTGCTGCGCGTTTGTGCAGATGGTGTCTGCTTTGGCTTCTTCCTTCGTTACTCGAGCCGCCGTCCTGACGACCGACATGATAATTGAAGCCTCCGTTTTCGCTACGTTGAGACCGCCACGTGGTCTCATGACTACCTTGGTGTCTTCTTTCGGCATATCTATCGGCATCCTCACCGCTTTCGTTACCGAAGCTGCAACTCTCTTAGCAAAGCTGGCCCTGGTCTTGGGTCTAGACTGGCGAGTAATGGTGGCGGACTCACCGTTTTCCTTGCCGGCCATGATCTGCTTGATGCGCTTGCCGGAGGCCGACCAGCCTTCGACTTCTTCCGGTGTAATGTCCTCTCCGTGAACTTCGATGCACGTGCGCCCGCCGAAACTGCCGATGCTCAGCGTTGACGCCGTGTTGTCTTCCATCGACGTGACCACTTCCATTTCGGAC contains the following coding sequences:
- the LOC119444592 gene encoding LOW QUALITY PROTEIN: uncharacterized protein LOC119444592 (The sequence of the model RefSeq protein was modified relative to this genomic sequence to represent the inferred CDS: inserted 2 bases in 1 codon; substituted 1 base at 1 genomic stop codon); this translates as MDSRLAHLIEAKQSIKARWQKQRTNRSLRKKIAELNRQIEAHCKVLCTQQWNEACNEADGQLHKGKTWNMLRHLLDETKTKGHQHNNLARILHKAICEHGEDKIKRNLDAKYLPTTPTERHPDYQGNENETLDRDIETWEVRAALQDLNGRSAAGPDRVTNRALKNLNEAAIETLTKFYNKCWQDGRLPKQWKAAKTILIPKPGRPPNIENLRPISLTSCVGKVLEHVLMNRWQRYLEESELYPNSIIGFRNKLGTQDAMILLKNEIIDDMTATKDNRAILGLDLQSAFDKVRHSAILAQVSRLNMGRKTYEYIKDFLTERTTEICAGDLQLEEQKLGSVGTPQGSVISPLLFNLVMIGVGNRLERVTGVRHTIYADDVTLWVPGGSGGHIETTLQEAVNAIEEQLDGSGLVCTPAKSELLVIPPKGAGRKRKNMEFKYEHPKITIKTAGGQVIREVKKIRVLGLLIERNRVNGXNKLAGKAAAAMRLIKKVSNRRAGMKEESLTRLVQSFAVSHITYVAAFHNWRPSERNKIDATIRKAYKAALGLLGSTSTEKFMALGVHNTLDEIAEAHSTAQLERLSETRTGRQILRDLGLEPSEGKQQNNVPIPDSINRKLRVCPIPKNVNPEHNKERRLARARALVDLHAREEGAVYVDAAEYRGSSDAYAAVVVGASTGATKTAASVRTREAHQAEEVAIALAVSDPGCTTVLCDSRTAVKNYAKGMVCSEATRILRKVEDIGRKSAAVIKXFPVHMGSDVSERGNANHNETANAAARGLTNRAAANMADSECLSRYSAKDKMTTFNEIVKWYRLNSQTMPPPHPGLTRKEAVLYRQLQTGSLLTPVLAKHVCPSVYTSDVCRLCAKERATAAHILWDCGINPREASEKTTIPPQLEAATRIYYQETQLKAVQQVSAALGRQQPSETEDMGGGTPRKGAAALSDPRK
- the LOC119444594 gene encoding LOW QUALITY PROTEIN: uncharacterized protein LOC119444594 (The sequence of the model RefSeq protein was modified relative to this genomic sequence to represent the inferred CDS: inserted 1 base in 1 codon), with product MASEMEVVTSMEDNTASTLSIGSFGGRTCIEVHGEDITPEEVEGWSASGKRIKQIMAGKENGESATITRQSRPKTRASFAKRVAASVTKAVRMPIDMPKEDTKVVMRPRGGLNVAKTEASIIMSVVRTAARVTKEEAKADTICTNAQQNIIVVSAPDERRATLYSKVKALNIGSKTYEINAYRTAPNGTVKGVIRGIAVDDTPEEIAENIVXPLIPLAVEAHRIGNTTTVIVLFAGQKVPNYFKYGSILVKCGLYRKHFYVCKQCGRVGHRRDVCPNTNAKVCFGCGIANPREGHERECKPKCKLCGGQHTTGERECKNKYKMPYVVKKRQWERKMEAMQQQPDPESSPPRRASPAERPRGESKQRDSSRQRDDSKIGRSASRRRPSQSRERGSWADAVKANMAEKRQPPAQNAAKKIQEANGVEKSLRDENEKLKRRIAEQDATIKEINEKVTTLIAMQQQQQQPTPAQQRKQEMTEDEPEVEVDPRATIAAGPAPKRRAIEGAKERKITERIEKQGDRLDHLEATSKVTNERLTALEQTVQQMTANIQSTIQNMIAQMQTQLQAHIQAQMQSMEAQIIAKLQQSWPGQHA